The Pseudomonas sp. G2-4 genome window below encodes:
- a CDS encoding HlyD family type I secretion periplasmic adaptor subunit yields MSKDRDMNPGHIQVPERPEYSARFFTRLGWALAILGAGSFFTWASLAPLDQGIPVQGTVVVSGKRKAVQSMSSGVVSRILVREGEVVKQGQPLFRLDQTQAAADVQSLQAQYRMAWASLARWQSERDNLGQVSFPAQLSHDPDPQLALVLEGQRQLFSSRRDAFAREQAALRANIEGATAQLAGMRRARSDLNAQAESLRLQLSNLQPLADNGYIPRNRLLDYQRQLSQVQQELAQNSGESGRVEQGIVESRLKLQQHNEEYQKEVRSQLADAQLKGETLQQQLKSAGFELQHSEILATADGIAVNLGVHTEGAVVRQGDTLLEIVPQGTRLEVEGHLPVHLIDKVGSHLPVDILFTAFNQNRTPRVSGEVSLISADQMLDEKTGTPYYVLRSSVSDVAMEKLNGLVLKPGMPAEMFVRTGERSLLNYLFKPLLDRAGSALTEE; encoded by the coding sequence ATGAGCAAGGATCGCGACATGAACCCCGGACACATCCAAGTACCCGAACGCCCTGAATACAGCGCCCGTTTCTTCACTCGCCTGGGCTGGGCCCTGGCGATCCTTGGCGCGGGGAGCTTTTTCACCTGGGCCAGCCTGGCACCGTTGGACCAAGGTATCCCGGTGCAGGGCACCGTCGTGGTTTCGGGCAAGCGCAAAGCCGTGCAATCCATGAGCAGCGGCGTGGTCAGCCGAATCCTGGTGCGTGAAGGCGAGGTGGTGAAGCAGGGCCAACCGTTGTTTCGTCTGGACCAGACCCAGGCCGCCGCCGACGTGCAATCGCTGCAAGCCCAGTACCGGATGGCCTGGGCCAGCCTGGCGCGCTGGCAAAGCGAGCGGGATAACCTGGGGCAGGTGAGTTTCCCGGCGCAACTGAGCCACGACCCCGATCCGCAGTTGGCGTTGGTGCTCGAAGGCCAGCGGCAACTGTTTAGCAGCCGCCGCGATGCGTTTGCCCGGGAGCAGGCGGCGTTACGCGCCAATATCGAAGGCGCCACGGCCCAACTGGCGGGCATGCGCCGGGCCCGCAGCGATCTGAATGCCCAGGCCGAATCCCTGCGCCTGCAACTGAGCAATCTGCAACCCTTGGCGGACAACGGTTACATCCCGCGCAATCGCCTGCTGGACTATCAACGCCAGCTCTCGCAAGTGCAGCAGGAACTGGCGCAGAACAGCGGCGAAAGCGGCCGGGTGGAGCAGGGCATCGTTGAGTCTCGCCTGAAGCTGCAACAGCACAACGAGGAGTATCAGAAAGAAGTGCGCAGCCAGTTGGCCGACGCCCAGCTCAAGGGCGAGACCCTGCAACAGCAGCTGAAATCCGCCGGGTTCGAGCTGCAACACAGCGAAATCCTCGCCACCGCCGACGGCATCGCTGTCAACCTGGGGGTGCACACCGAAGGCGCGGTGGTGCGCCAGGGCGATACCTTGCTGGAAATCGTGCCCCAAGGCACGCGCCTGGAAGTGGAAGGGCATCTGCCGGTGCACCTGATCGACAAGGTCGGCAGTCATTTGCCCGTGGACATCCTGTTCACCGCCTTCAACCAGAACCGAACGCCCAGGGTATCGGGGGAGGTCAGCCTGATTTCCGCCGACCAAATGCTCGATGAGAAGACTGGCACCCCGTATTACGTCCTGCGTAGCAGTGTCAGCGATGTGGCGATGGAAAAGCTCAACGGCCTGGTGCTCAAGCCTGGCATGCCCGCGGAGATGTTTGTGCGTACCGGCGAGCGCTCGCTCCTCAACTACCTGTTCAAACCGCTGCTCGACCGAGCCGGCTCCGCGTTGACCGAAGAATAA
- a CDS encoding type I secretion system permease/ATPase: protein MNRARNSVAVPLFKALGDYKNILISVGCFTALINVLMLAPSIYMLQVYDRGLSSQNETTLAMLSLMVVGFFVFIGLLEMVRSFIVIRIGSQLERRFNLQVYKAAFERNLLQGEGNAGQSLGDLTHVRQFVTGPALFAFFDAPWFPIYLLVIYLFNVWLGVFATVGTLLLIGLACLNEAMTKKPLGQASVYSQQSSQLATSHLHNAETIQAMGMLNALRNRWFAVHSRFLGLQNQASDTGAVISSLSKTLRLCLQSLVLGLGALLVIKGDMTAGMMIAGSILMGRVLSPIDQLIAVWKQWSGAKLAYRRLDALLQAYPPQDDAMTLPPPKGQVSFEQVSAGPPGQRNATLHQLGFSLAAGEVLGVLGASGSGKSTLARVMVGVWPALGGTVRLDGADIHRWKRDQLGPHIGYLPQDIELFSGSIAENIARFSEADPLKVVAAAQQAGVHELILRMPQGYDMVLGEDGSGLSGGQKQRVALARAMYDRPCLVVLDEPNSNLDTVGEAALASAIAQMKAQGTSVVLVTHRSSALAQADKLLVLNEGRLQAFGPSQEVLRALSGQPESQRDSQRNSPQPTPNGLSMSRQYQATNKPSGA, encoded by the coding sequence ATGAATAGGGCAAGGAACAGTGTCGCAGTGCCACTCTTTAAGGCGCTGGGTGATTATAAAAATATTCTGATCAGCGTCGGTTGTTTTACGGCACTGATTAATGTCCTGATGCTGGCGCCTTCGATTTATATGCTGCAGGTGTATGATCGGGGACTTTCATCGCAAAACGAAACCACCCTGGCGATGTTGTCGTTGATGGTGGTCGGGTTCTTTGTGTTCATCGGGTTGCTGGAAATGGTGCGCAGCTTCATCGTCATCCGCATCGGCAGCCAATTGGAGAGACGTTTCAATCTCCAGGTGTACAAGGCAGCGTTCGAGCGCAATCTGCTCCAGGGCGAGGGCAACGCCGGGCAATCCCTGGGCGACCTCACCCATGTCCGTCAATTCGTCACTGGCCCGGCGTTGTTCGCCTTCTTCGACGCGCCGTGGTTCCCGATCTACCTGCTGGTGATCTACCTGTTCAACGTCTGGCTCGGGGTGTTCGCCACTGTCGGCACACTGCTGCTGATTGGCCTGGCCTGCCTGAACGAAGCCATGACCAAAAAACCGTTGGGACAGGCCAGCGTTTACTCGCAACAGTCCAGCCAGCTGGCCACCAGCCATTTGCACAACGCCGAGACCATCCAGGCCATGGGCATGCTCAATGCGCTGCGCAACCGCTGGTTTGCCGTACATTCGCGGTTTCTCGGCCTGCAGAACCAGGCCAGCGACACCGGCGCGGTGATCAGCTCCTTGAGCAAGACCCTGCGCCTGTGCCTGCAATCGCTGGTGTTGGGCTTGGGCGCGCTGTTGGTGATCAAGGGCGACATGACCGCCGGGATGATGATCGCCGGCTCAATCCTGATGGGCCGGGTGCTGAGTCCCATCGACCAGTTGATTGCCGTGTGGAAGCAGTGGAGTGGGGCCAAGCTGGCGTATCGCCGTCTCGATGCACTGTTGCAGGCTTACCCACCGCAGGACGACGCTATGACGTTGCCGCCACCCAAGGGCCAGGTAAGCTTCGAGCAGGTGAGCGCGGGGCCACCGGGGCAACGCAACGCAACGTTGCACCAACTCGGCTTCAGCCTCGCCGCCGGAGAAGTGCTCGGGGTGCTGGGGGCTTCGGGTTCCGGTAAATCCACCCTGGCCCGGGTGATGGTGGGCGTGTGGCCGGCCCTTGGCGGCACCGTGCGGCTTGACGGGGCTGACATCCACCGCTGGAAGCGTGATCAGCTTGGCCCGCACATCGGCTATCTGCCCCAGGACATCGAGCTGTTCAGCGGCAGCATTGCCGAGAACATCGCAAGATTCAGCGAAGCCGACCCGCTCAAAGTCGTCGCGGCCGCGCAACAGGCCGGTGTGCATGAGCTGATCCTGCGCATGCCCCAAGGCTACGACATGGTACTGGGGGAGGACGGCAGTGGGTTATCGGGCGGGCAGAAGCAGCGGGTGGCATTGGCCCGGGCAATGTATGACCGGCCATGCCTGGTGGTGCTCGACGAGCCCAATTCCAACCTGGACACGGTGGGCGAGGCGGCCCTGGCCAGCGCCATCGCGCAGATGAAAGCCCAGGGCACCAGCGTCGTGCTGGTGACCCATCGGTCCTCGGCATTGGCCCAGGCCGACAAGTTGCTGGTGCTCAATGAAGGCCGGCTACAGGCCTTCGGCCCGAGCCAGGAGGTGCTGCGGGCGCTGTCCGGCCAGCCGGAATCCCAACGGGATTCACAGCGCAACAGCCCCCAACCGACACCCAACGGACTGAGCATGAGCCGCCAGTACCAGGCCACCAACAAGCCCAGCGGCGCATGA
- a CDS encoding AprI/Inh family metalloprotease inhibitor yields MMFCGEVAMARSLLLAEPSQLAGQWLAVLSGPQENAQTQVLQDKPSNTCLVELRADLTLGGQTACLGHWLGDEPVHWFTEPDGLSLIGKQNSRVHLGLRQEQHYQVTLKSGLTLTLERSNSQDTR; encoded by the coding sequence ATGATGTTTTGTGGAGAAGTCGCCATGGCGCGCAGCCTGTTGTTAGCAGAACCCTCGCAGTTGGCCGGTCAGTGGCTGGCCGTTTTGTCGGGGCCGCAGGAAAATGCGCAAACCCAGGTGTTGCAGGATAAACCGTCCAATACGTGCCTGGTCGAACTCAGGGCGGACCTGACCCTGGGGGGGCAAACCGCTTGTCTGGGCCATTGGTTGGGGGATGAGCCGGTCCATTGGTTCACCGAACCCGATGGTCTTTCATTGATTGGCAAGCAGAACTCCAGGGTTCATCTCGGGCTGCGGCAAGAGCAGCACTATCAAGTCACTTTAAAATCGGGCCTGACACTTACGCTGGAGCGCAGTAATAGCCAGGACACTCGCTAA
- a CDS encoding DUF1652 domain-containing protein translates to MNKGSFSKVTFPNACQLMRWHFHPMGFEASMDAPGSMVARLFDRASGETMIAIAGIPCATVMNAPDVERIIEAVEAELEAFVPPVGLRRFAS, encoded by the coding sequence ATGAATAAAGGATCTTTCAGCAAGGTTACGTTCCCCAATGCCTGCCAGTTGATGCGCTGGCATTTCCATCCTATGGGATTTGAAGCCAGTATGGACGCACCGGGGAGTATGGTTGCCCGGCTGTTTGACCGTGCCAGCGGCGAGACCATGATCGCTATTGCGGGCATCCCCTGCGCGACCGTGATGAACGCCCCGGATGTGGAGCGAATAATCGAGGCGGTGGAGGCCGAGTTGGAAGCTTTCGTGCCACCGGTTGGCTTGCGGCGATTTGCTTCCTGA
- a CDS encoding serralysin family metalloprotease, which translates to MSKVKTNVIDSSEQLLWAPQPLAASSSAFNQINNFSHQYDRGGNLTVNGKPSYSVDEAATQLLRDGAAYQDRDGSGKIELTYTFLTSASSSTMNKHGISGFSQFSAQQKGQAFLAMQSWADVANVTFTERGSGGDGHMTFGNYSGGQDGAAAFAYLPGTGAGYDGTSWYLINSSYTQNKNPDLNNYGRQTLTHEIGHTLGLAHPGDYNAGEGSPTYDDATYGQDTRGYSLMSYWSESNTDQNFSKGGVEAYASGPLMDDIAAIQKLYGANTNTRTGDSTYGFNSNTGRDFLSASSSSDKVVFSVWDAGGRDTLDFSGFTQNQKINLNDASFSDVGGMVGNVSIAKGAVIENATGGSGSDLLIGNSVTNELKGGAGNDILWGAGGADKLWGGSGSDTFVFAASTDSRPGAADQILDFVSGFDKIDLTGITKGAGLHFVNAFTGAAGDAVLSSSGGNSLLSVDFSGHGVADFLVSTVGQAAVSDIVA; encoded by the coding sequence ATGTCGAAAGTCAAAACCAACGTTATCGATTCTTCCGAACAACTGCTCTGGGCGCCGCAACCCTTGGCAGCCTCCAGTAGTGCATTCAACCAGATCAATAATTTCAGCCACCAGTACGACCGCGGCGGCAACCTGACCGTCAACGGCAAACCGTCGTACTCCGTCGACGAGGCGGCCACACAATTGCTGCGCGACGGCGCGGCGTATCAGGACCGGGATGGCAGCGGCAAGATAGAGCTGACCTACACCTTCCTGACGTCCGCCTCCTCGAGCACCATGAACAAGCACGGGATCAGCGGTTTCAGCCAGTTCAGCGCCCAGCAAAAAGGTCAGGCGTTCCTGGCCATGCAATCCTGGGCGGACGTGGCCAACGTAACCTTTACTGAGAGGGGCAGCGGTGGCGACGGCCACATGACCTTCGGCAACTATAGCGGCGGCCAGGATGGCGCGGCGGCGTTCGCCTATCTGCCGGGGACTGGCGCCGGTTATGACGGGACGTCCTGGTACCTGATCAACAGCAGTTATACCCAGAACAAGAACCCGGACCTGAACAACTACGGCCGCCAGACCCTGACCCACGAAATTGGCCACACCCTGGGCCTGGCGCATCCTGGCGACTACAACGCCGGTGAAGGCAGCCCGACCTACGATGACGCCACTTACGGCCAGGACACCCGTGGCTACAGCCTCATGAGCTACTGGAGTGAAAGCAATACCGACCAGAATTTCAGCAAGGGCGGCGTCGAGGCCTATGCGTCGGGTCCGTTGATGGATGACATCGCGGCCATCCAGAAACTCTACGGCGCCAACACCAACACCCGGACCGGGGACTCCACCTACGGTTTCAATTCCAACACTGGTCGCGATTTCCTCAGTGCTTCCTCGTCCTCGGACAAAGTGGTGTTCTCGGTATGGGACGCGGGCGGACGCGACACCCTGGATTTCTCCGGTTTTACCCAAAACCAGAAAATCAACCTCAATGATGCCTCGTTCTCCGACGTTGGCGGCATGGTGGGTAACGTTTCCATCGCCAAGGGCGCAGTTATCGAGAATGCCACGGGTGGCTCGGGCAGCGACCTGCTGATCGGCAACTCGGTGACCAACGAACTCAAGGGCGGTGCCGGCAACGATATCCTCTGGGGGGCCGGCGGGGCGGACAAACTGTGGGGCGGTTCTGGTTCGGACACCTTCGTGTTCGCCGCCAGTACCGACTCGCGGCCGGGGGCAGCGGACCAGATCCTCGATTTCGTCAGTGGTTTTGACAAGATCGACCTGACCGGCATCACCAAGGGCGCGGGCCTGCATTTCGTGAATGCCTTCACGGGGGCGGCAGGTGACGCGGTGCTGTCGAGTTCGGGTGGCAACAGTCTGCTGTCGGTGGACTTCTCCGGGCATGGCGTGGCTGACTTCCTGGTCAGCACCGTCGGCCAGGCAGCCGTCTCGGACATCGTGGCCTGA
- a CDS encoding MFS transporter → MKPVNTQHPLPTATGAQPVFSARWALASLALSTLLASLGASVATVGLPTLAQAFNAPFQQVQWVVLAYLLAITTLIVSVGRLGDMIGRRPLLLAGILLFTLASTLCGLAPSLGWLIAGRALQGLGAAVMMTLTLALVGDTVGKEETGSAMGLLATLSAVGTALGPSFGGVLITQFGWQALFLVNLPLGLLAFLLAWRSLPARQPLATAEKTRFDVTGTLLLAATLAAYALAMTSGRGHFGGSNIALLLAAILGGGLFILAQRRVASPLIPLVLFRDRLLVSGLTTSALVAAVMMATLLVGPFYLSIALGLPAAFVGLVLAAGPTVAALAGMPAGRLADRFGVRPMRLVGLVIMVLGCLLLSLMSPALGIGGYVAAIVVTTLGYALFQTANNTAVMADVPTHRRGVIAGLLNLSRNLGFFTGASVLGAIFALALPTNGITSATPEAVANGLQITFATALGLMVLAGVVAFKCREPEPSTESKDTPCAG, encoded by the coding sequence ATGAAGCCAGTCAATACGCAACACCCCCTGCCGACAGCAACGGGCGCGCAACCGGTCTTTTCAGCGCGCTGGGCGTTAGCCAGCCTTGCGCTCTCGACGCTGCTGGCCTCCCTGGGTGCCAGTGTCGCCACGGTGGGTTTGCCGACGCTGGCGCAGGCGTTCAACGCGCCTTTCCAGCAGGTCCAATGGGTGGTGCTGGCCTATTTGCTGGCCATTACCACGCTGATTGTCAGCGTTGGGCGACTGGGGGATATGATCGGACGTCGGCCGCTGTTACTGGCCGGGATCCTGTTGTTCACCCTCGCCTCGACCCTGTGTGGCCTGGCGCCCTCGCTGGGGTGGTTGATCGCGGGGCGAGCGCTGCAAGGCCTGGGAGCGGCCGTCATGATGACGCTGACCCTGGCCTTGGTCGGCGATACCGTCGGCAAGGAGGAGACTGGTAGCGCCATGGGCCTGCTGGCGACGTTGTCAGCGGTCGGCACGGCGCTGGGGCCCTCGTTCGGTGGCGTGCTGATCACTCAATTCGGCTGGCAAGCATTGTTCCTGGTCAACCTTCCCCTCGGGCTGCTGGCGTTTTTGCTCGCATGGCGTTCACTGCCTGCCCGGCAACCGCTGGCTACGGCGGAGAAAACGCGCTTCGATGTGACGGGCACCTTGCTGTTGGCGGCAACACTGGCGGCCTATGCCCTCGCCATGACCTCGGGACGCGGCCACTTCGGTGGGTCGAATATCGCGCTATTGCTTGCTGCGATCCTCGGCGGCGGACTGTTCATCCTGGCGCAGAGACGGGTTGCGTCGCCGCTGATCCCCTTGGTGTTGTTTCGAGACCGGTTACTGGTCTCGGGGCTGACCACCAGTGCCTTGGTTGCGGCGGTCATGATGGCGACATTGCTGGTCGGGCCCTTTTACCTGTCCATCGCCCTTGGGTTGCCCGCCGCGTTCGTCGGGCTGGTGCTGGCAGCCGGGCCGACCGTTGCCGCACTCGCCGGAATGCCGGCCGGGCGCCTGGCAGACCGGTTCGGCGTGCGCCCCATGCGGCTCGTCGGGCTGGTGATCATGGTCCTCGGCTGCCTTTTGCTGTCGCTGATGTCACCGGCCCTTGGCATAGGCGGCTATGTCGCCGCGATCGTGGTAACCACCCTTGGCTATGCGCTGTTCCAAACGGCCAATAACACGGCGGTGATGGCGGACGTTCCCACCCACAGGCGCGGCGTTATCGCCGGGCTGCTCAATCTGTCGCGCAACCTGGGTTTCTTTACCGGGGCCTCGGTGCTCGGCGCGATATTTGCGCTGGCATTACCGACGAATGGCATCACTTCTGCCACCCCGGAAGCCGTCGCAAACGGCTTGCAAATTACCTTCGCCACGGCTTTGGGGCTGATGGTCCTGGCGGGCGTAGTCGCCTTTAAATGTCGCGAGCCAGAGCCTTCGACTGAGTCCAAGGACACACCCTGCGCAGGATGA
- a CDS encoding LysR family transcriptional regulator: protein MSTPDLNLLVTLDVLLAEGSVARAARRLQLSPSAMSRALARLRETTGDPLLVRAGRGLVPTPRALELREQVSQLVQDAQAALRPVQAPDLGRLSRTFTLRTREGFVENFAGDLIARIGAQAPYVRLRFVDKADKDSTALREGTVDLETAVVDKDTRPELRTQALFGDRFIGVVRSGHPLSQVAVTAADYAAGGHIGISLRGLDHGPIDQVLAPLNLTRDIAITVPGFSTALGLARSSDLIASVPERYTASLRVGMHSFALPFEVPAFTIAMLWHPRMDADPAHRWLRGCLREVCGRKTAGI, encoded by the coding sequence ATGTCCACACCTGACCTCAATCTGCTTGTCACCCTCGATGTTCTGCTGGCTGAAGGCAGCGTGGCCCGGGCCGCTCGACGGCTGCAGCTCAGCCCGTCGGCCATGAGCCGGGCGCTGGCGCGGTTGCGTGAGACCACCGGCGATCCGCTGTTGGTGCGGGCCGGGCGCGGCCTGGTGCCCACGCCCCGTGCGCTGGAATTGCGCGAGCAGGTCAGCCAACTGGTGCAGGATGCCCAGGCGGCACTGCGACCGGTGCAAGCCCCGGATCTTGGACGGTTGAGCCGCACCTTCACCCTGCGTACACGGGAAGGTTTCGTGGAAAACTTCGCGGGTGACCTGATTGCCCGCATCGGCGCGCAAGCCCCCTACGTCCGGCTGCGTTTTGTGGACAAGGCCGACAAGGACAGCACGGCCCTGCGCGAGGGCACCGTGGACCTGGAAACCGCCGTCGTGGACAAGGACACCCGTCCGGAGCTACGTACCCAGGCGCTGTTTGGCGACCGTTTTATCGGTGTGGTCCGCTCGGGGCATCCGCTGAGCCAGGTAGCGGTTACTGCCGCTGATTACGCAGCGGGCGGGCACATCGGTATTTCGTTGCGAGGCCTCGATCATGGCCCGATCGATCAGGTCCTGGCGCCGTTGAACCTGACGCGGGACATTGCGATCACCGTCCCGGGCTTCTCCACGGCGCTGGGGCTTGCCCGGTCCAGCGACTTGATCGCCAGCGTTCCCGAACGCTACACCGCCAGCCTGCGCGTCGGCATGCACAGTTTTGCACTGCCGTTCGAAGTGCCTGCCTTCACAATCGCCATGCTCTGGCATCCCCGGATGGATGCCGATCCTGCGCATCGTTGGTTGCGAGGCTGCCTGCGAGAGGTGTGTGGGCGCAAAACCGCCGGGATTTAG